The DNA region aacaacaacaataataatgataataatgataataatgataataataatgatgtTAATAATTATAACAActacaacaataacaacaatgaTAATGATCATGATGATTACATTAATAATGGTAATAGTAATGTTAATAATAATGCTAATAATCATAACAAGGACAAGAATTATGGTAATAATGTTAATAATGACGTTAATaattctgtgaggacaggctgggagcattcagcctggagaagagaagattccaaagggacctcagagctgctttccagtacctgaaggcatcctgcagggaggctgcagagggacttttcctaagggtgtccAGAGCCAGAGCAAGgcggaatggtttgaagctgaggcagagcagggttaggctggagctgaggaagaagttcttcagtgtgagggtggtgagagtctggaacaggctgcccagggaggttgtggctgcctcctgcctgggggtgttcaaggccaggctggatgagaccttgagcagctgagactagttgagaagtgtccctgcccatggcacaggggttggaggagatgtgtctgaggtcacttccaacatgagctgttctgtggttccatgctTTTTGCATAGCtgacctgctgctgagcttgccACTCCTGCGTGCTGATgaagccactctgtctccagtggTGGGCAGCTCCTACAGGACTCTGGATGaggacacagtatcacagtctcacagtgtcactaaggttggaagagacctcatagatcatcaagtccaaccccttaccacagagctcaaggccagaccatggcaccaagtgccacgtccagtcctgccttgaacagctccagggacggcgactccaccacctccccgggcagcccattccagtgtccaatgactctctcagggaagaactttctcctcacctccagcctaaatctcccctggcacagcctgaggctgtgtcctcttgttctggtgctggccacctgagagaagagagcaacctcctcctggccacaacctcccctcaggtagctgtagacagcaataaggtctgccctgagcctcctcttctccaggctaaccaatcccagctccctcagcctctcctcgtagggctgtgctcaaggcctctccccagcctcgttgcccttctctggacacgctcaagcatctcaatgtccctcctaaactggggggcccagaactgaacacagcactcaaggtgtggtctaaccagtgcagagtacaggggcagaatgacctccctgctcctgctggccacaccattgctgatgcaggccaggatgccactgtgtTTAACACTTGAAACCAAAGTGCTGCTTAAAGAATGAAAGCAGCAGTTATTCAATGTAGGAGTAAcctaattatcatagaatcaagcaggttggaagagagctccaagctcagccagcccaacctagcacccagccctgcccaaccaaccagaccatggcactaagtgccccagccaggcttgcttcaacacctccagccacggccactccaccacctccctgggcagcccattccaatgccaatcactctctctggcaacagcttcctcctaacatccagcctagacctggcctggcacagcttgaggctgtgtccccttcttctgttactggaatttgttggcagagagagtgattggcattggaatgggctgcccagggaggtggtggagtcaccgtccctggaggtgttgaagccaagcctggctggggcacttagtgccatggtctggttgcttggctagggctgggtgctaggttggactggatgatcatggaggtctcttccaacctggatgattctatgactcagccTGAAGAACAGAAGACTGCCTTCCAGTgactgaagggggtctacaaaaagGCTGTAGAGAGACTGATTACAAAGCCCTGTAGTAAGAGGGggaggggcaatggctgcaaatcccagtagatttagattggatgttaagaacaagttctacaccatgagggcagtggaacactgcaacaagtagcccagggaggcagttgaggccccatccctggagatactcaaggtagggctcaacagggctctgggcagcctgatctattggaggagcttcctgctgattgcagaggcagttgggctggatgagctttggaggtctcttctaacccagcccattctatgatcctgattCACTTAAGGCCTCCACTAGAGAGTGGAAGCACTCCAGACATACCTCTTCATACTTCACCCACTGGTCTTTAGGGAGGATCTGATGTTTCAGGCTCAGGTCGAGCGCTCGCTTTATGCGGAATGTTCTCTCGTTGTAAAGATGTTCTGGAAGTCTCCTCAGTGCCTCTTTCACATCATCATCTTCATACAGGGTATCATCTCGCATTAATCCTGTACCAAGCAGATTTTACATCACTGAATCAATGCTCTTTGTGTTCCAGGATTGGCACAAGTGTTTCTGTGTAACACAGGCATAGCATTTCCAGCACAAAACgatgaagaaaaccaaaaccaacctagTAGAAAAgaacctggatgaggccttgggcaacctggtctagtggaagggaGATGTTAGGATCAAGTTCTTATTatcagggtggtggaacactgcaacaggttgcccagggaagtggttgaggtctcatccctAGAGATATTCCATGTCAGGCCCAAAtaaagctctgagcaacctgatctagtcagtcgttgctgagtgcaggagggttggactagttgacctttgaaggtcccttccaactcaaaccactctatgactctgttccTCTACAGCTGTCTTGCAATTTATTTCTTACTTCTCCAGGACAGGTATGTTAAGTGTCTTTAAATGGCTTGCCCCTGTTTTGCTGAAcctctggtgagaggcctggagcacaaaccctatgaggagaggctgaaggagctgggggtgtgcagcctagagaagagaaggctcagggcagagctcattgctgtctgcagctgctgaagggaggctgtagccaggtggggttgggctctgctgccaggcagccagcaacagaagaaggggacacagcctcaagctgtgccagggcaggtctaggctggatgtgaggaggaagttgctggcagagagagtgattggcattggaatgggctgcccagggagctggtggagtggccgtggctggaggtgttgaagccaagcctggctggggcacttagtgccatgatcaggttggttgggcagggctgggtgctaggttgggctggctgagcttggagctctcttccaacctgcttgattctatgattctaattctctTGTCATTCATGAACAGCTGAAACAAACTTTCTTACAACTGTGAACAAACAGAAGACAATACCATCAAGGCAACCTCCCAGAATCACTACTTTGACACTTTCTTCACCTCTGTGCAGGCCAGAGAGACATCAAGTTATGGTGGTACAATCTAAGCTTAACCCTGTTTTGCACTTTGGATACTTAGCATAAATATCACAGACAGGCTGACTGCTATCAACAGGAACCTGTCCATCCTCAAGGGCAGCCTTTGGGTTAGAAGATACTGGCCAGTGAAAGTGACCTGGTAGGCAAAGATAAATAACCAGGCTTTTAGGACTGATTCATGGAAGTCTTTTCAACTGCTCCAGCTTAACCTTGGTGGTTATAAAGCTACTTCAAGGAAAACAAGAGGAAGCATAGGAATAACAGAGAAGTCAGTGATTCATTATTAAGCAGAAATCAAGATGACTGAAGCTGTTGCTAATTTCAGcctcacaacagcagcagctgatttTGATCAAGAATACTCATTCCAAACTGCAATCCAGTTTGAGGATTGTTAAAGCTGCAGAAgtctcaaacatctccagcaaACACTCACCGAGTTTGTTGAACCCAGCTGCATTGTAATACCACTTACGGAGGGTGTCCAACAGGCGACCACCTCCTGCAACTGAAAGGGACACGAGTTGGGacatcagaaggaagttcttcacaacagaatgctttgggttggaagggacctcaaagctcagccagttccaaccccctgccataggctgggacacctcccactagaacaggttgctcaaggcttcatccaacctggccgtgaacgcctccagggaggttgtggagcaatcacccaacgtgatcaaagatcacattctgtccttctgtgatccacagcctccctgggcaacctgtgccagtgtctcaccaccctcactttccctggaaagaacttcttaacatccagtttgaatctcccctctgccacttcaaacccattcctcctcatcctgtcattaccagatcttgtcaatagtccctccccagccctcctgcagcccccttcagatactggaagaccactctaaggtctcctcaaatccttctcttctccaggctgaagagccctaactcttgtagcctgtcctcataggagaagtgttccaggcctctgatcatcttcacgaCCTTCCTTGTACTCACTTCACCAGTTTGATGAGAggggtaaaatactggaacacttgcccagggctgtggctgaggccccGTCCTTGGTGATATTGAAGATCAGACAGGATGTGGCCCTGGCAGCCAgatctagctggagatgtccctagTGTTGGGCAAGATgtcctttgagggtcccttccaacccaatgcaatctgtgaccaTCATCAGTTGTAGAGCAACGTGATACTCAGTATTTACACACAACTATGCAAGTACTTGCTGGTTTCTTTCATTTCCAGGAGCACAACACTTCATCAACTTTGAAACtgaacagagccacagaaaacatccaattggaaaagacctcaaagatcatccagtccaacttttgATCTaccactgaagggtcaacactaaaccacgtctctaagcaccagcaccacaggctgcttgaacaactccaggcatggtgacttcagcactgccctgggcagaccattcccatgtttgagaaccctctctgtgaagaaacatTCCCCAGCATCCAGCCCATGACTGGGATGTTCTGTTTTCTTAACTAAACAGGCAGAATGAGTAGTTGTTAATTACAGTAtgatcagggaggtggtggagtggccgtgcctggaggtgttgaggccaagcctggctggggcacttagtgccatggtctggttgcttggccagggctgggtgctaggttggactggatgagcttggaggtctcttccaacctgcttggttctatgacttCTGTTTCAATATATTTGGATATTAAAGTGCTTCAAGGCTTGGAACAAGGCCAATGGTTCACCGTTAAAGACAGCAGCAATGATTTTAAGGCTCCATTTAACTGAGATAAAAGCCAATatccaaagcaaacccaaagccATCAAGTTTTTCAAATCACCTGCCTAGGTTTCACAGCTCTCACTATGGCTTAATGGTATTTCAAGGCTaacatgttcatagaatcacagaatcaagcaggttggaagagacctccaagatcatgttACTACATTGTTCAgcttctgctctcctctttAGTTACTTCTGTGTGGAGTTgccgtccatggaggtgttgaagccaagcctggctagggcacttagtgccatggtctggttggttgggcagggctgggtgctaggttgggctggctgagcttggagctctcttctaacctgcttcattctgtgattccagagatttttttttccaaagagctCCCAAAAGCAACTAAAAAGTCAACACTAAAACCtcaaatgaaaaagagaaagcaaagcacacCAGATAGAGAACGATCATCTTTCTAAACTGTGATTCTGGACTGCAGAAGTGTTTTGAAGTGTGAACAAGCACACTGTGACACCAAATACCACTGAAATAACTCATCAAGGGACCTACAAATCCCACAATGGTGTGTCCAaaaagggcaacgaggctggggagaggccttgagcacagccctacgaggagaggctgagggagctgggattggttagcctggagaagaggaggctcagggcagaccttattgctgtctacaactacctgaggggaggttgtggccaggaggaggttgttctcttctctcaggtggccagcaccagaacgagaggacacagcctcaggctgtgccaggggagatttaggctggaggtgaggagaaagttcttccctgagagagtcattgggcactggaatgggctgcccggggaggtggtggagtcgccgtccctggagctgttcaaggcaggactggacgtggcacttggtgccatggtctggccttgagctctgtggtgaagggttggacttgatgatctgtgaggtctcttccaaccttggtgatactgggatactgtgtaaCATGGGTAGCGCAGGCAGGGCAAGCTATCTGTCATGGCACGAAGTCACCTGCTTTACCAAGTGCCCCCACAACACCAGCGCTAGGTGTGCCGGCAGTGTGCCAATAGCTCCTCACCTCAGCGGGCTCGTACCGCGGGCCGGAGAAGGAATGACAAGGGACAGAGTCtgggggcagtggtggcagtgTGCCAATAGCTCCTCACCTCAGCGGGCTCGCACCCCGGGCCGGAGAAGGAATGACAAGGGACAGAGTCTGGGGGCAGCGGCCGAGACAGGACAGCGACCCCCGAGGCCACTCTGGAGCAGCCCAAGGCCTCCTCCCGAACACCTGCCCGACTGCTCCCGGCAAACCCCCGAAGCAGAAGGAGCTCCCTCGGCTGAGGCCGGACAGCAGGGCCGGCACAGGGCAGACGAGCAGGACACCCGCCCGCTCCGCCTGCGGCACTCCAGCGCCGAGCTCTGCCCCGCCAAGGGCACAGAGCACACGccacccccccgcccccgctCCCCGCCACGGCAGGCCTCTCTTCACGGAGAGAGACCGAgcaagcccagcccagccccgcccCGCCAGCAGGACGGACGCGGCCCCGCACGGCCACCGCGGGCCGCCCCCCGCCGCCTCACCCGGTGCCCTCGCCGCCATCTTGACCTCGGCGCGGCGCGCTGCCCTCTGGGTACGCCGCGGCGCGGGGGCCACCGAGCCAAtgaggcggcagcggcggcgcatGCGCCCCGGGGCGGGGCTGCGGGGCGGGGCTGCGGGGCGGGGCTGCGGGGCGGGGCTGCGGGGCGGGGCTGCGGGGCGGGGCTGCGGGGCGGGGCTGCGGGGCGGGGCTGCGGGGCGGGGCTGCGGGGCGGGGCTGCGGGGCGGGGCTGCGGGGCGGGGCTGCGGGGCGGGGCTGCGGGGCGGGGCTGCGGGGCGGGGCTGCGGGGCGGGGCTGCGGGGCGGGGCTGCGGGGCGGGGCTGCGGGGCGGGGCTGCGGCTGCCCGCAGCGCCCGAGCCTGAGCCCGTGTGCGGAACGGCCGGCTGGGAGCGGGCAGGGAGCCGCCCAGGGCCACccgcacaggctgcagagctgtgcccaggcgaACCGCAggacattcagcaaggccaagtgcaaggtcctgcacctgagtcagagcaatgccaagcacagctccaggctgggtggagagtggctgagagcagccctgaggaacagcccctgggggtctgggctgatgcaaagctccacaggaggctgcagggtgagtgcagcccagacacaagcctgtgctgggctgcagccagagcagtgtgggcacagggcaagggaggggattgtgccccttggctctgctctcctcacaccccacctgcagccctgggggcaggtctggagcccccagcacaagcagcacagggaagtgttggaggcagtgcagagaaggccaccaagatgctgagagggctgcagcagctctgctgtgaggccaggctgagagagttagggctgtgcaggctggagaggagaaggcttggaggagaccttggagtggccttctagggtatgtgaagggggctgcaggagggctggggagggactattgacagggtcctgtaatgacagcacgaggggtaatgggtgtaaaatggcagaggagagatttaggaagaagttgtttgcagtgagggtagtgagacactggcacaggttgcccagggaggttgtggctgctccctcactgaaggtgttcaaggccaggctggatgaggccttgagcgacctgttctagtgagaggtgtccctacctatggcaagaggttggaactgagtgagctttgaggtcccttccaacctaacccattctgtgattccattctaGGGAAAGAGCTTCATCAGCCTCCACTGCAACATGCTCTCACTGCTTAGGCCTTTCTCCTGAGGACATCTTCTGGCTTTGAGGCACTTTCCCTAGGGGCAGCAGAGTGATAAAGAGCCAAGGTGGGCAGGgtcaatcacagaagcattaaggttagaaaagacctccaagatcatcaagtccaaccaataacctaACCTATCCcttccaccactaaaccacatccctcagcatcacgtctacagggatggtgactccagcactacCCTGGGTATGAAATCACTGCctcactcctgctggccacagcactgctgatacaagccaggatgccatttgccttcttggccacctgagcacactactGGCTGATCTTCAGCCATAACGTGTATCCACGTATCTGTGTGGAGGGCAGTGGACAGGTTTCACGGACTGACTCAGGGAAAAGACAGCAGAAAGTAAGTCTGAGCAGAAGTTAGGTAAAAATCTTCACTGCTCTGGACACTTGGTCCAGGTGACAGGTAGGCAGTGAATGTGCTGGCAACATCACACACAGAGCTTGTGTGCACAGAGCTGTCCTCTCTGAGGCACCTTGGAGGCAACTGAAGCCCATGCCTTACGATGATTTTAAATGACATGACCTTGGTAGATCAGAAATTAAGCCAAGATTAATCAGAGCCTGCTCTGAAGACTGAGCATAGCACACTCTTCTCACAGCACCTCAAAAGCCAATATCTTTTGTTGCCCAAGCTGTTGCCTTCGCCAGCGATGCCCATGTGTCCCCCAGGGTGGCCACAGCTGTCCCTCAGAGTCTGCAGAGttacagaactgcagaatgagctgggttggaagggacctccaagggtcatccagtccaatccccctgccaaaagcaggatcacccaaggtagtctgcacaggaatgtatccagataGGGTTTGGtagcttccagagaaggagactccacaacctctctgggcagcctgctccagggctccatcaccctcactgtttctcctcatgtggagGTGAATCCTTCTATGTTCTAGTGTCTATCCATCAAGTCCTTGTCTTACTCCTATACACCACCAAGAGAAGACTGTCCCCCTCCagctgacacccacccctcaggtattgatagacattgatcagatcttctctcagccttctcttctccagactgaccagccccagggctctcagtctccctttgtaggggagatgctcaagtctcctaatcatccctctagctctctgttggactccctccagcaggtcactgtctctcttgaactggggagcccaaaactggacacaatattccaggtgtggtctcagcagggcagagtagaggggcaggagaacctccctagactcACACAAAATTTGCACTCTGCTTGTTCTGAAAACATTCCTTTTGGAGGCTGTTCTAACTCTAATCCATAGTTTCTAATTTAGGTAAAACACAAGTCATAATCCAGAGATCATTACTGTTTCCATTTCTAAATGTCTCTTAATTTCATTTTCACacaatcatccaggttggaagagagctccaaaatcatccaggccaacctagcacccagccctgcccaaccaaccagaccatggcactaagtgccccagccaggcttggctgcaacacttccagggacaacgactccaccacctccctgggcagcccattccaatgccaatcactctctctgggaagaactttctcctaacatccagcctagacctgccctggcacaacttgagactgtgtcctcctgttgctggtcacctgggagaagagaccatcccccacctggctacagcctcccttcaggtagctgcagacagcaatgagctcacccctgagcctcctctcttccaggctacacacccccagctccctcaacctctcctctaCTACAGCATCTTTTCAGATGCTGATTTGCATAATAACCATACAGATCCCATTGGGGTGGgaaaaaactgctttcccccctCAACAAGAGGGCAAGAACTTGCAGTAAGCTCCTTCTCTATTTCAGGGCCACATatgatttccttctctttcagtaGTTTGTCTAGGTTGTTTTTTCCAAAGAACAACTCACTTTAGTTTACTATTGGTGTGCTGCATGCTTCACCATGAAATAAGTTAGACAGCACTAACAAAGATTGCAGAAGTAGCAATCAACATATATGCAACCTTTACAAAACTCTCAAGTCACCATTAAGAATATTACTGGGAGCCTTAACAGCACAGGattgtcaaggttggaagggaccctcaaggatcattcagttccaacccctctgccctaggcagggacaacttcccactagatcaggttgctcagagccacatccaggcttaaaaattccagggatgaggctgccacctcccctgggcaacctgtcccagtgtctcaccacactcatggggaagaacttcttcctaacatccactttggTTCTTCCTTCCTCTAGCCTGggtccattcctcccagtcacTATCACTACCcaaacaccctaaaaagtccctccccagctttcttgtagcccacttcagacactggaaggccacaataaggtctcctcagagccttctcttcttcagactgaataatcccaactccctcagcctgtccatggaggagtgcagctccattcttCCAATGatctttgtgacccttctccggacacattccagcacctccagatctttcctgtaatgggagctgcagaactggacacagtgctccaggtggggtctgagcagagcaatatagaggggcagaatcaaaACAGTATTACTGTGAGCCTTAAAACAACTTCTTAAACCAGTAGCTATTAAAACACCATGAAGGGGAATTGCTGATACAGTCGAGGATGCCAAGTAGCAATAGGACTAGGgcgaatggagcaaaactagaagtggatgtcaggaagaagttcttcagcatgagggtggtgaggcactggcacaggtcgtgcagggagttggtggaagcctcctccctggaagtttttaaggccaggctggatgaatctctgagcagcctgatctaatgtgaggtgtccctgcccacggcagaggggttggaagtggctgatctttgaggtcccttccaaccctgacagctctgtgatctgtgattctTAAACCAGTAACTATTAAGACAGCAGAAAGGGGAAGTTGCTTTATATTTCATAACTTTATTCCTTTTTGCATGTGTTACTAATTAAAGTGTTTTTAAGAACTTCTCAAAGTCCTGTATAGAAGCTTTGGCAATCTCTGCACAAAACACCTCATCGGGCAAGGATACTAACTGGTCCAGAGAGATGtaactgggctgtgctgggtcaTACTGGGCTCTTCCCAAGAATTTAAGAAACATATGTCTCTCCTTGATTCGTAATAGCTTGGAGTTGAAAAcctagaaaagaaagaaagggaaggatcTCTTACATTGCCTAAATCACAGACTCTGCTGGCTGTAACATAAAAgcatttttttaaacacaaactGGAGatctagaggggaaaaaaaaaccccacacaaatcAAAAAGCCCAACAAATAATTTGCATCTTCTCATTGATGTCAAATGATCTGATTGTTAAAGAAATACTTCAATAGGGTATGCTGACATAGTACAAGGGAAACCAGAACcacctgccttctgctgcacagTGATGCCTATCTCTGAAGATACCTGTCAAAGAGTTGGAGTCAAAGGTGAGAATGATGGTAAGggagaaatgaaaataaaacaaccaacACTGGAAAATCAAATAAAATAGAGAGAGATGACTGGGGAAGCCAAGAGATGCACAGCTAAGACACCCTAAAAGCAGAGATCTTCCTCTGCATTTCCAAAgggaaagatcacagaatcaagcaggttgaaagagacctccaagctcatccagtccaacctgtcacccagccctgtccaatcaactagaccatgacactaagatGTAAGAAAAATACTTCTGTTCCTTAAGGATGTGGGTGTAGAAGACAATCAGTTGGGACCATTCCTGACTAAAAATCCATACATCCTTGCTGAAGATCTGGAAGCTTTAGAAACCAGGTAAGCCTTTCAAGTAGAGGCAGGGTGTTAAGTCTCTTGGCTGAAAGGTCAAGTCTCCTAGGTGGTCTAACTTTGtcgagatcatagaatcaagcaggctgagTTTTTCTAGCTGTATCCCAGGGCTCACAGTTTGAGGATGGAAGGGAAGAACAGGGAAGAGAGACTGCACCAAGAACAAGGAGTTAGAGAAACTCTTCCTTTACCCTTCCAAACATAGTGAGAGAAAATAACGAGGTGAACCACCATGAAGCCAATAAGACAACTGAGAAGGAAGTGAGCAAGATTTGTGGTTATTTACAGGTCAAGGAGCGCACAAGTGACACAGACTGGAGTTACAGCAAGCATCCTTGTCAAAGGCATAGGAAATAGCAAGAGAAGTGATCAAAATcagagactggtttgggttggagggaacctttacaggtcacagaattaaccaggttggaagagacctccacgatcatccagtccaacctagcacccagccccatccaatcaaccagtaCAACCCCCCTACAGTCagcaggtgtttgaggccaggctggctggggctgcgtgcagcctgctctagggtagggtgtccctgggcatggcagggggggttggaactggctgctccttgtggtcccttccaaccctgacagattctacatctgcaactagagcaggttgttcaaagcTGTATCCAACCCCATCTGGACTGGTTCCAGGCGTGGGGCAtctacctctctgagcaacctggttcagtgtctcatcaccttcactatgaaaaaaaaaccataaatcttccttttctctggtCTAAATCTCTCTCATTTGGTTTAAAAGCagtaccccttgtcctgtcataatGGGCCCCCTACTCAATTGTCCCCCAAGACAGTGCCTTCAGCTTCATTCACCACATGGGGTGGGATGGCCCTAGGGAATACCTTTATTTCCCCTTATAATTTTGGGTTTGTAGCCAGTTAAACAGTTTATTCCACTGCTAGACTtgcttgaggaaaaaaatgattgTAGTTCATTAAGTTCTAATTTGGACTTTCTTATTTCCCCTTGTAAGAAGCTAGTGTGACTGACTGTCAGCAGTGAAGTGACTAAAGAGTTCAACTT from Pogoniulus pusillus isolate bPogPus1 chromosome 14, bPogPus1.pri, whole genome shotgun sequence includes:
- the LOC135181487 gene encoding cytochrome b-c1 complex subunit 7 is translated as MRRRCRLIGSVAPAPRRTQRAARRAEVKMAARAPVAGGGRLLDTLRKWYYNAAGFNKLGLMRDDTLYEDDDVKEALRRLPEHLYNERTFRIKRALDLSLKHQILPKDQWVKYEEVCLECFHSLVEALSESGS